A stretch of the bacterium genome encodes the following:
- a CDS encoding cytochrome c family protein: MWAWSNKGYAPPQPIPFSHKIHAGDNHIPCLYCHSSAEHSKHATVPALNVCMNCHSVVAVDKPNIIKLTEAYNTGKPVEWERIHSVPDHAFFSHQWHIRKGFDCAVCHGPVETMDKVYQYRKLNMGDCLQCHRDNGGPQDCNACHQ; this comes from the coding sequence ATGTGGGCCTGGAGCAACAAAGGGTATGCGCCGCCCCAGCCCATTCCCTTCAGCCACAAGATTCATGCGGGCGATAATCACATTCCGTGTCTGTATTGCCACAGTTCGGCCGAGCATTCCAAGCATGCCACCGTGCCCGCGCTCAACGTGTGCATGAACTGCCATAGCGTGGTTGCGGTGGACAAGCCCAACATCATCAAGCTCACCGAAGCCTACAACACGGGGAAGCCGGTTGAATGGGAACGCATTCATTCGGTGCCCGATCATGCCTTCTTCTCTCACCAGTGGCACATCCGGAAGGGCTTCGATTGCGCAGTGTGCCACGGACCCGTGGAAACCATGGACAAGGTTTATCAATACCGAAAGTTGAACATGGGCGACTGCCTGCAATGCCACCGTGACAATGGTGGTCCACAAGACTGCAACGCCTGCCACCAATGA
- a CDS encoding TAT-variant-translocated molybdopterin oxidoreductase, which produces MSREHPINPPAAPAPELKRHWTTLAELQGDDKTLAVKHSEFYSKPQEFFDREQAGKFSLTGEPTLLSEVAGFVELKVKQNGGEEKNVSRRDFLKLSGAAMVFATAGCGLRPAQKIIPYINQPEEITLGIPNYYASAAGGAQGNGVLIKTREGRPIKLEGNPQHPLSKGTLDARGQYEVFNLYDPDRLTGPLKMTGGVPSVISWGTADTEIADALKAAQGRVAVLTGTVHGPARTKVIADFCESFGAKHYTYDAWTHEAARKANELSYGAAVLPSYRFDQAEYVFCLEADPLGTGYSSLEWQVGFGQKRHVKDNRLNKLVSADCTTSFTASNADERFRMKPGQSVGFGLAVANALSGAGHSVISLDGSAQSAISRFSPEQVESQNGLAAGTISRIAEELWAARGKSIVMGGDSLDHQLVACLLNAMLGNEGVTVDGNGSPSLQAQGSFLGMQDLLDRLNGGQIDVLIVYGTNPVYSLPASAGIKSAFAKAKTIVHLGDRADETGRLATYLLPGLHWLESWGDAEPQAGLYSVIQPAVMPLHDCRASEESLIKFAQTADSAGLGKFEGTWHDYVMATWQTKVYSASVFPADFKSFWHGALRDGVLDLRKQPSARTYSGSGLAQLGAPRTGGDLQLVVMPSPLVSVDGNGNNAWLLELPHPVARVSWTNFANLAPKTASKLSVRDGDYVRVTANGATIEVPVHVQPGDIEDVVTIETGWGREFVGRVGNGIGGNAFALCTVGNGVLRTAGDAVTIEKTGRWEELPDVQGHNYTEGRPIVAEATFDSYLNDPKAGHWHEHELMSMYPEFEYKGNKWGMAIDQTACIGCNACIAACSVENNIPVVGVAQIRLGREMHWIRVDRYYSGDEHEPEFTYQPMLCQHCDNASCETVCPVVATIHSEEGLNMQVYNRCVGTRYCSNNCPYKVRRFNWHEYTFAAYEPHPLQLVLNPEVTVREKGVMEKCTFCQQRIREGKERAREFNRPVLDSDIKTACQQSCPTNAISFGNTNNPDSQVSHMNKDPRAYHVIGEINTRPQVTYFTKLRNRPPRAGDSHGGHGGHGGAQNHDGGHHS; this is translated from the coding sequence ATGAGCCGAGAGCATCCCATTAATCCACCTGCGGCCCCCGCACCTGAACTCAAACGTCATTGGACGACACTTGCCGAGCTTCAGGGTGACGACAAGACTTTGGCCGTCAAGCACTCCGAGTTCTACTCCAAGCCGCAGGAGTTCTTCGACCGCGAGCAAGCGGGCAAGTTCTCGCTTACCGGCGAGCCGACGCTGCTCTCTGAAGTCGCGGGATTTGTAGAACTCAAGGTCAAGCAGAACGGCGGAGAAGAAAAAAACGTCTCGCGCCGCGACTTCCTGAAGCTGTCGGGCGCGGCGATGGTCTTTGCGACTGCGGGTTGCGGATTGCGACCGGCGCAGAAGATCATTCCGTACATCAATCAACCTGAAGAGATCACACTCGGGATTCCCAACTACTACGCGTCCGCCGCCGGTGGAGCACAGGGTAACGGTGTGCTGATTAAGACGCGCGAAGGCCGTCCGATCAAGCTCGAGGGGAATCCGCAGCATCCGCTCTCAAAGGGCACATTGGATGCGCGCGGCCAGTATGAAGTATTCAATCTGTACGACCCCGACCGTTTGACGGGCCCGCTGAAGATGACCGGCGGTGTGCCAAGTGTCATCAGCTGGGGCACGGCGGATACTGAAATCGCGGACGCTCTCAAGGCTGCTCAAGGACGAGTTGCCGTGCTTACGGGGACCGTGCACGGTCCGGCGCGCACGAAGGTGATTGCGGACTTCTGCGAAAGCTTTGGTGCGAAGCATTATACCTATGACGCGTGGACGCATGAAGCTGCCCGCAAGGCCAACGAGCTTTCCTATGGCGCGGCAGTACTGCCGTCCTATCGCTTCGATCAGGCAGAGTATGTGTTCTGTCTGGAAGCCGACCCGCTCGGAACAGGGTATTCAAGTCTTGAGTGGCAAGTGGGATTCGGCCAGAAACGCCATGTGAAGGACAATAGACTTAACAAGCTCGTCAGCGCGGATTGCACCACGTCTTTTACCGCTTCCAATGCGGACGAACGCTTCAGAATGAAGCCCGGACAGAGCGTCGGATTCGGTTTGGCGGTTGCTAATGCTCTGTCCGGCGCAGGTCATAGTGTGATTTCGCTCGATGGAAGTGCACAATCGGCGATTAGCCGTTTCAGTCCGGAGCAGGTTGAATCACAAAATGGGCTTGCGGCCGGCACGATTAGTCGCATTGCTGAAGAACTGTGGGCCGCTCGAGGCAAGAGCATAGTCATGGGCGGTGACTCTCTGGATCATCAGCTTGTCGCCTGCCTGCTGAATGCGATGCTCGGCAACGAAGGGGTTACGGTCGACGGCAACGGATCGCCCTCGCTGCAGGCGCAGGGGTCATTCCTCGGCATGCAAGACCTGCTTGATCGGCTGAACGGCGGACAGATTGACGTCTTGATTGTGTACGGAACAAATCCGGTTTACTCATTACCTGCATCCGCCGGGATCAAGAGCGCGTTTGCGAAAGCCAAGACGATTGTTCATCTGGGAGACCGTGCCGATGAAACCGGACGATTGGCTACCTATTTACTTCCAGGTCTGCACTGGCTGGAAAGCTGGGGCGACGCGGAGCCGCAGGCTGGTCTGTATTCCGTGATTCAACCCGCGGTCATGCCGCTGCACGACTGCCGCGCTTCGGAAGAGTCGCTGATCAAATTTGCCCAAACCGCCGACAGCGCAGGCTTGGGTAAGTTTGAAGGCACTTGGCATGATTACGTGATGGCCACGTGGCAGACCAAGGTCTATTCGGCGAGTGTGTTTCCTGCGGACTTCAAGTCATTCTGGCATGGTGCGCTGCGTGATGGAGTCCTGGACTTGCGCAAGCAGCCGTCTGCACGCACATATTCCGGCTCAGGATTGGCGCAGTTGGGCGCGCCGCGAACAGGCGGAGACCTGCAATTAGTGGTGATGCCTTCGCCGCTCGTGAGTGTAGACGGCAATGGCAATAACGCGTGGCTGCTGGAGCTACCGCATCCGGTCGCGCGCGTCAGTTGGACGAACTTTGCCAACCTTGCGCCGAAAACGGCGAGCAAATTGAGCGTGCGTGATGGAGATTACGTTCGCGTCACGGCAAACGGCGCGACGATTGAAGTGCCGGTGCACGTGCAGCCGGGCGATATCGAGGATGTTGTGACAATTGAAACCGGCTGGGGCCGCGAGTTCGTCGGTCGCGTGGGGAACGGCATCGGCGGCAATGCGTTTGCCTTGTGCACCGTCGGCAACGGGGTCTTGCGCACGGCAGGGGATGCCGTGACGATTGAAAAGACCGGCCGCTGGGAGGAATTGCCGGACGTGCAGGGTCACAACTACACCGAAGGGCGCCCGATTGTCGCCGAGGCGACGTTTGACTCCTACTTGAATGACCCGAAAGCCGGTCATTGGCATGAGCATGAACTGATGTCGATGTACCCCGAGTTTGAATACAAGGGTAACAAGTGGGGAATGGCGATTGACCAGACTGCGTGCATCGGCTGCAACGCCTGCATCGCCGCCTGTTCGGTCGAAAACAACATCCCGGTCGTCGGTGTCGCTCAGATTCGTTTGGGCCGCGAAATGCACTGGATTCGCGTAGACCGCTACTACAGCGGCGACGAGCACGAGCCCGAATTTACGTATCAACCGATGCTCTGTCAGCATTGCGATAACGCGTCCTGCGAAACTGTTTGTCCGGTCGTGGCGACGATTCACAGCGAAGAAGGCCTGAATATGCAGGTCTATAACCGCTGTGTCGGGACGCGATATTGCTCAAACAACTGTCCTTATAAGGTGCGCCGCTTTAACTGGCACGAGTATACGTTCGCCGCTTACGAACCGCATCCGCTCCAGCTTGTGCTGAACCCTGAGGTTACAGTGCGCGAGAAGGGTGTCATGGAAAAATGCACGTTCTGTCAACAGCGAATTCGTGAAGGCAAGGAGCGTGCACGCGAGTTCAATCGCCCGGTGCTGGACAGCGACATCAAAACGGCCTGTCAGCAGTCCTGCCCGACCAACGCGATCAGTTTCGGAAATACGAACAATCCTGATAGTCAAGTTTCCCATATGAACAAAGACCCGCGCGCTTATCATGTGATTGGCGAAATCAACACGAGGCCGCAGGTGACCTACTTCACCAAACTGCGCAATCGTCCGCCGCGCGCCGGCGACTCGCACGGCGGCCATGGCGGCCACGGCGGGGCACAGAACCACGACGGAGGGCATCACTCGTGA
- the ctaD gene encoding cytochrome c oxidase subunit I gives MAETAQKHWLLRYMSSTDHKEIGIMYLVYALVMGIIGGFLAGMIRAQLWESSGGLVSPELYNQFVTMHATIMIFFVVIPAMAGFGNYLVPIMIGARDMAFPKLNAFSFWLLIPAALIAIASFFVEGGAAGGGWTSYQPLTSAQYSGTPGVDMWILVVHLTGASSILGAINFIVTIFNMRAPGMSMMKMPLYVWAWLTNAFMILVGTPVLAGAVTMVLLDRHFGTGFFRPSEGGDPVLYQHLFWFYSHPAVYIMIVPGFGAISHIVAAFSKKRVFGYTGMVYAIAAIGILGFMVWAHHMFTTGLSPWVRAFFAFMTMLIAVPTGVKVFSWLATMWGGTLRFTAAMKFALGMISLFVFGGIGGVWLGNVPVDIQLHDSYFVVGHIHYVLFGGSVMSLLAATYFWFPKMTGKFLSEKLGNVVFWLMYIGMSMTFFMMHWVGMQGMARRTYVYRPEFEGLNKFMSFGYLFMLVGGVLFVWSIIQAQRQPVTASDDAWDANDIQDSLEWKTSSPPPKENFKTIPVVS, from the coding sequence ATGGCTGAGACCGCTCAGAAGCATTGGCTGCTGCGCTATATGTCCTCCACCGACCACAAAGAGATCGGGATCATGTATCTCGTCTACGCGCTGGTCATGGGCATCATCGGCGGATTCCTTGCCGGAATGATTCGCGCGCAGCTCTGGGAAAGCTCGGGCGGACTGGTTTCCCCTGAACTCTACAACCAGTTCGTCACGATGCACGCCACGATTATGATCTTCTTTGTCGTGATTCCTGCGATGGCAGGTTTCGGCAACTACCTTGTGCCCATCATGATCGGCGCGCGCGATATGGCCTTCCCCAAGCTCAACGCCTTCTCATTCTGGCTGTTGATTCCTGCCGCACTGATCGCGATTGCCAGTTTCTTTGTCGAGGGCGGAGCCGCCGGCGGCGGATGGACGAGTTATCAACCGCTCACGTCCGCGCAATATAGCGGAACGCCCGGGGTCGATATGTGGATCCTGGTCGTGCACTTGACCGGCGCATCATCCATCCTCGGCGCGATCAATTTCATCGTTACGATTTTCAACATGCGCGCTCCCGGCATGAGCATGATGAAGATGCCGCTCTATGTGTGGGCGTGGCTGACCAACGCCTTCATGATTCTCGTCGGTACGCCGGTGCTCGCGGGCGCAGTAACAATGGTGCTGCTCGACCGGCACTTCGGAACGGGCTTTTTCCGTCCGTCTGAAGGCGGCGACCCGGTGCTCTATCAGCATCTCTTCTGGTTCTATTCGCATCCTGCTGTTTACATCATGATCGTTCCCGGTTTCGGGGCAATCAGTCATATCGTGGCGGCGTTTTCCAAAAAACGCGTCTTTGGATACACGGGGATGGTTTACGCGATTGCCGCCATTGGTATCCTTGGCTTTATGGTCTGGGCGCATCATATGTTCACGACCGGTCTGTCCCCGTGGGTTCGTGCGTTCTTCGCGTTCATGACCATGCTGATCGCCGTCCCCACCGGTGTCAAAGTCTTCTCGTGGTTAGCCACGATGTGGGGCGGCACGCTGCGCTTCACGGCCGCGATGAAATTCGCACTGGGGATGATTTCGTTGTTCGTGTTCGGCGGAATCGGCGGTGTCTGGCTTGGCAACGTGCCCGTCGATATTCAGCTGCATGATTCCTACTTCGTCGTCGGACATATTCACTACGTCTTGTTCGGCGGCTCCGTGATGTCGCTGCTTGCGGCCACCTACTTCTGGTTCCCCAAGATGACCGGAAAGTTTCTCTCCGAAAAATTGGGCAACGTGGTCTTCTGGCTAATGTATATCGGCATGTCCATGACCTTCTTCATGATGCACTGGGTCGGGATGCAGGGTATGGCCCGCCGCACCTATGTCTATCGCCCCGAGTTTGAAGGACTCAACAAGTTCATGTCGTTCGGATATCTCTTCATGCTCGTCGGAGGTGTGCTGTTTGTTTGGAGCATTATTCAAGCGCAGCGTCAACCCGTGACCGCAAGCGACGACGCTTGGGATGCAAACGATATTCAGGACAGTCTCGAATGGAAGACGTCCTCGCCGCCGCCGAAAGAAAACTTTAAGACGATTCCCGTCGTCTCGTAA
- a CDS encoding COX15/CtaA family protein → MTGISPARRLASWLLLLSMLITVLMLWGGFVRISGSGLSIPDWPLINGSLLPPFSDSGWQKVFDDYKQAYPALTDGMSLSTFEMQFAIEYFHRFLAALVGIVYLAIILRARKEPEIWAVTKKPLLVGAALVIFQAVLGGMVVKLDLAAAVLSLHLGTAYIIFALLFWQALKLSRWGDPLRPNARKLQRFGKEAIGATLIQIVSGGLVAGTGAGLMMNTWPKVGDHWVPPMSVLWGEWYSPAIANLWQNQILIQFFHRWWAFVVAGLVIHLIVRAMKEPISARGRVALRATATILVLQILLGIGNLLMKVPPYMAMLHLSIAFLLFMVLIIVTHEIAYVPRSEDVVEPKTQAVPAV, encoded by the coding sequence ATGACAGGTATATCTCCCGCACGCAGATTGGCCTCATGGCTGCTGCTCCTCTCCATGCTCATCACTGTGCTGATGCTGTGGGGAGGGTTTGTCCGCATTTCGGGGTCTGGCCTTTCAATCCCTGATTGGCCGCTGATTAACGGCAGTTTACTGCCGCCGTTCTCTGACAGCGGATGGCAGAAGGTCTTTGACGACTACAAGCAGGCTTACCCCGCATTGACCGACGGCATGTCGCTCTCGACGTTTGAGATGCAATTTGCCATTGAGTATTTCCACCGCTTTCTCGCCGCGCTGGTGGGTATCGTCTACTTAGCGATTATCCTGCGTGCGCGCAAAGAACCGGAAATCTGGGCGGTGACTAAGAAACCGTTGCTGGTCGGCGCGGCGCTCGTCATCTTTCAAGCCGTGCTGGGAGGAATGGTTGTCAAGCTCGATTTGGCGGCAGCCGTTTTGTCCCTGCATTTGGGCACGGCCTATATCATCTTCGCGCTGCTGTTCTGGCAAGCTCTGAAGCTCTCGCGGTGGGGTGACCCCTTAAGGCCCAACGCCCGCAAGTTGCAGCGCTTCGGCAAGGAAGCTATCGGTGCGACGCTTATTCAGATAGTCTCGGGTGGATTGGTCGCCGGAACGGGTGCCGGACTGATGATGAACACGTGGCCCAAGGTCGGTGACCACTGGGTGCCGCCGATGTCCGTGTTATGGGGCGAGTGGTATTCCCCTGCAATTGCCAATCTTTGGCAGAACCAGATTCTGATTCAGTTCTTTCATCGCTGGTGGGCATTTGTCGTTGCGGGTCTCGTGATTCACCTCATCGTGCGGGCCATGAAAGAGCCGATCTCAGCGCGCGGGCGAGTCGCCTTGCGGGCAACCGCCACAATTCTCGTTCTGCAGATTCTGCTCGGTATTGGCAATCTGCTGATGAAAGTGCCACCGTATATGGCCATGTTGCACCTTTCGATTGCCTTCCTGCTCTTCATGGTCCTGATTATCGTGACACACGAAATTGCTTACGTACCGCGTTCCGAAGACGTTGTGGAACCTAAGACGCAAGCTGTTCCGGCCGTTTAG
- the nrfD gene encoding polysulfide reductase NrfD produces MPSVAWWLAFLTAAGLLGIGVIVIYILLVRGQGIFGISHPYGWAFDITNFVFWVGIGHAGTLISAILFLLRQKWRTAINRSAEAMTIFAVCTAGIFPLLHTGRQWVAYWLVPYPNDRLLWVNFRSPLLWDVFAISTYLTISLLFWYTGLVPDFATMRDKAKNVLRKKFYGALSLGWIGSMRDWNHYEKAYLLFAGMSTALVLSVHTVVSYDFATSILPGWHTTIFPPYFVAGAIFSGFAMVVTLLVIMRKAFNLEHYITITHMELMNKIILLTGMLVGYAYLTEFFVAWYSENPFEQYVFMNRLTGPFSWAFYIMFFCNVAVPQVFWFRSMRRSIPVMFVVSLLVNVGMWFERFNIIVSSLHRDFLPTNWDNFVPTIYDFGWTIGAFGLFFTLFLIFVRVFPTIAMAEIKQTLPKPADTSKVGLHG; encoded by the coding sequence ATGCCGTCCGTCGCCTGGTGGCTCGCGTTTCTCACCGCTGCGGGCCTTCTGGGTATAGGCGTCATCGTCATCTATATATTGCTCGTCCGCGGTCAGGGTATCTTCGGTATCAGTCACCCCTACGGCTGGGCGTTCGATATCACGAACTTCGTGTTCTGGGTCGGTATCGGTCACGCCGGAACCCTGATTTCGGCAATTCTCTTTTTGTTGCGGCAGAAGTGGCGTACCGCTATCAACCGTTCCGCAGAGGCCATGACCATCTTCGCGGTCTGCACGGCCGGAATTTTTCCGTTGTTGCACACCGGCCGTCAGTGGGTTGCCTATTGGTTGGTGCCCTATCCCAACGACCGGCTGTTGTGGGTGAATTTCCGCTCGCCGTTGCTGTGGGACGTCTTTGCTATTTCCACATACTTGACGATTTCGCTGCTGTTCTGGTACACCGGATTGGTGCCCGACTTCGCCACGATGCGGGATAAGGCCAAGAACGTTCTGCGTAAGAAATTCTACGGCGCGCTTTCGCTGGGTTGGATCGGCTCGATGCGCGACTGGAACCACTACGAGAAGGCTTACCTGCTGTTTGCAGGTATGTCCACCGCGCTGGTGTTGTCAGTGCACACGGTGGTGTCCTACGACTTCGCCACGTCCATTCTGCCGGGTTGGCACACCACCATCTTCCCGCCCTACTTCGTGGCCGGCGCAATCTTCTCGGGATTCGCAATGGTGGTGACGCTGTTGGTGATTATGCGCAAGGCGTTCAACCTCGAACATTACATCACCATCACACACATGGAGTTGATGAACAAAATCATCCTCCTGACCGGCATGCTCGTGGGCTACGCATATCTGACCGAGTTCTTCGTGGCATGGTATAGCGAGAATCCGTTCGAACAGTATGTTTTTATGAACCGCCTGACCGGACCGTTCTCGTGGGCTTTCTACATCATGTTCTTCTGCAACGTCGCCGTGCCGCAAGTCTTCTGGTTCCGCTCGATGCGCCGGTCGATTCCAGTGATGTTTGTAGTCTCGTTGTTGGTGAACGTCGGGATGTGGTTTGAACGCTTCAATATTATCGTATCTTCGCTGCATCGCGATTTCCTGCCGACTAACTGGGACAACTTCGTGCCGACTATCTACGACTTCGGTTGGACTATCGGCGCTTTTGGCTTGTTTTTTACGTTATTCCTGATATTCGTACGAGTCTTCCCGACGATTGCAATGGCTGAAATCAAGCAAACTCTACCCAAGCCGGCGGATACGTCGAAGGTAGGTCTCCATGGCTGA
- a CDS encoding DUF3341 domain-containing protein, producing MADRALIGVYSDPDVLLHAADGARQKGWKRLDALTPYPIHGLEKALGIGKSWVPWVTLGMGLTGAILGFSLQYWVHVVEWPMNIGGKPFNAWPAFFPIMFECGVLIGGISTFIAMWAACKLPTTKPVVHDERFTDNKFGLVIPLDGVNAADVENYLKTHGAEEVKHV from the coding sequence ATGGCTGATCGCGCTCTAATCGGAGTCTATTCCGATCCCGATGTGTTGTTGCATGCTGCGGACGGTGCGCGGCAGAAGGGCTGGAAACGGCTGGACGCGCTGACACCGTATCCCATTCACGGCCTCGAAAAGGCGCTTGGCATCGGCAAGTCGTGGGTGCCGTGGGTGACGCTCGGCATGGGTCTGACCGGAGCGATTTTGGGTTTTTCGCTTCAGTATTGGGTGCACGTCGTGGAGTGGCCCATGAACATCGGAGGCAAGCCTTTTAACGCTTGGCCCGCCTTCTTTCCAATCATGTTTGAATGTGGTGTCTTGATAGGCGGTATTTCGACGTTTATTGCCATGTGGGCCGCCTGCAAGCTGCCGACGACGAAACCGGTGGTACATGACGAGCGCTTCACCGATAACAAGTTCGGTCTTGTGATTCCGCTTGATGGAGTCAATGCCGCCGACGTGGAGAACTATCTGAAGACGCACGGAGCCGAGGAGGTGAAGCATGTCTAA
- a CDS encoding cytochrome c — protein MSKHVALLLAAFLMISCGKKSFPNLEYMPDMYRQASLKAQEFDPHSPNGVGMKVPPAGTVPVNFEPYTIGLLDTSAANALANPLTPTEDVLQAGRKYYNTYCVVCHGVTGDGKGYIVPKFTMPPSLLSEKLLAWPDGRIYHTIMMGQGLMPSYKQQVPSDKRWAIIHYIRALQRAAHPLPQDSLAMATGNFSFEDDAPDTAKPVLWPKR, from the coding sequence ATGTCTAAACATGTTGCGCTGCTCCTCGCGGCGTTCCTGATGATTTCCTGCGGCAAGAAGAGCTTCCCGAATCTCGAATACATGCCTGATATGTACCGACAGGCCTCGCTGAAAGCACAGGAGTTCGACCCGCATTCGCCGAATGGAGTGGGGATGAAAGTGCCGCCTGCGGGAACCGTGCCCGTTAATTTTGAACCGTATACGATTGGACTGTTGGACACGAGCGCGGCGAATGCCCTGGCGAATCCCTTGACTCCGACAGAAGATGTGCTGCAGGCCGGGCGCAAATACTACAATACTTACTGTGTTGTGTGTCATGGAGTAACCGGCGACGGCAAGGGCTACATCGTTCCGAAGTTCACCATGCCCCCATCACTGTTGTCGGAGAAACTGCTTGCATGGCCCGATGGCCGCATCTATCACACTATTATGATGGGTCAGGGGCTGATGCCAAGCTACAAGCAGCAGGTGCCTTCGGATAAGCGCTGGGCTATCATTCACTACATCCGCGCTTTGCAGCGCGCCGCACATCCGCTGCCGCAGGACAGTCTGGCTATGGCCACAGGCAATTTCAGTTTTGAAGATGACGCGCCAGACACGGCAAAACCCGTGCTCTGGCCGAAGCGATAA
- a CDS encoding c-type cytochrome: MSDVSPKNSSLFLYVPVTIFGIILIVVIFKWQFSTGEQIGASLPPPVKAVPASKVVNHRALAQETGLSADGKMLYQINCASCHGNDGQGDGPRSAGLNPPARNYKTEQFKYGTDVAAIYNTLMKGSPGTSMPSFSLLPARDVWAMVHYVRTLIPNPAPTDDAVLAKLPEAPAGAAGDAGTATAEQGGESNEGRIPIALAMQQIKKSGYTPADNRPHTFDPNDAGAQLYLNRCASCHGQRGEGMSNVIVSVNPYRYGQTAPLYATGAPWLSNRARFDDIVLNGRPGRIHPGFGTLTRAQLDQLYAFIQRLSSN, encoded by the coding sequence ATGAGCGACGTTAGCCCCAAGAACAGCAGTCTCTTTCTGTACGTGCCAGTCACGATCTTCGGCATCATTCTGATTGTCGTGATTTTCAAGTGGCAGTTCAGCACCGGGGAGCAGATCGGCGCATCGCTCCCCCCGCCCGTCAAGGCAGTCCCTGCTTCCAAGGTTGTGAATCACCGCGCGCTGGCCCAGGAAACCGGACTTTCTGCCGACGGCAAAATGCTCTATCAAATTAACTGCGCGTCCTGTCACGGCAACGATGGCCAGGGGGATGGTCCGCGCTCAGCAGGTTTGAATCCGCCTGCGCGTAATTATAAGACTGAGCAGTTCAAGTATGGTACCGATGTCGCGGCCATCTACAATACCCTCATGAAGGGTTCGCCGGGAACCTCGATGCCGAGCTTCTCGCTGCTGCCGGCGCGCGACGTCTGGGCGATGGTGCACTATGTCCGAACGTTGATTCCCAATCCAGCTCCGACTGATGACGCGGTCCTGGCAAAGCTTCCGGAAGCACCCGCAGGTGCAGCAGGTGATGCGGGAACGGCCACAGCGGAGCAAGGCGGCGAGTCCAATGAGGGCCGCATCCCGATTGCGCTGGCCATGCAGCAGATCAAAAAGTCCGGCTACACCCCGGCAGACAATCGGCCGCACACGTTTGATCCAAACGACGCAGGTGCGCAACTGTATTTGAACCGTTGTGCGTCCTGCCACGGTCAGCGCGGCGAAGGCATGAGCAATGTAATCGTTTCGGTGAACCCGTATCGCTATGGTCAGACCGCGCCGCTCTACGCAACCGGCGCACCGTGGCTGTCCAATCGCGCAAGATTTGATGACATCGTTCTCAACGGACGGCCCGGCCGGATTCATCCCGGGTTCGGGACTTTGACGCGTGCCCAACTGGACCAACTCTACGCGTTCATTCAGAGGCTTTCGTCAAATTGA
- the coxB gene encoding cytochrome c oxidase subunit II, whose protein sequence is MSKTSLHWLALALLPAAAFADPVTSWIFDPVTPVAQEVRDTFNIMLGLTLPFLLLPQVLLVYAIWKFNAKRGHKPATFHDNLKLEILWTVIPVLTLIAISIPAYSTLKKIEVPPKSDLVVEVIGHQFFWEYRLPRYDIGYANEPLVVPADKVITLNLTSVDVIHSWWVPSFGVKQDANPGRITHAWFKAPKGKYKGQCAELCGPLHGEMWIDVEVVSDAEFDAWLEAKKTGTSGTPDADGTHSAMIPSIIESEVVNG, encoded by the coding sequence ATGTCCAAAACGTCTCTTCATTGGTTGGCACTCGCGCTTCTTCCGGCCGCCGCGTTCGCGGATCCTGTGACTTCGTGGATCTTCGATCCCGTCACGCCCGTGGCTCAGGAAGTGCGCGACACGTTCAACATCATGCTGGGTCTGACTCTGCCGTTCCTGCTCCTGCCGCAGGTGCTGCTGGTCTACGCGATCTGGAAGTTCAATGCAAAGCGCGGACACAAACCGGCCACATTCCACGACAATCTCAAGTTGGAAATCCTCTGGACGGTTATCCCTGTGCTGACGCTGATCGCAATCTCCATTCCGGCTTACAGCACATTGAAGAAGATTGAAGTTCCTCCAAAATCCGACCTCGTTGTTGAAGTAATCGGCCACCAGTTCTTCTGGGAATATCGTCTTCCGCGCTACGACATCGGCTATGCCAACGAGCCGCTCGTTGTGCCGGCCGACAAGGTCATCACGCTGAACCTGACCAGCGTGGACGTGATTCACTCATGGTGGGTGCCGAGTTTCGGTGTGAAGCAGGATGCCAACCCGGGACGCATCACGCATGCCTGGTTCAAGGCTCCCAAAGGAAAATACAAAGGACAGTGCGCCGAACTCTGCGGCCCGCTGCATGGAGAAATGTGGATTGATGTGGAAGTGGTAAGTGATGCCGAGTTTGATGCTTGGCTTGAAGCAAAGAAGACCGGCACGAGCGGCACTCCGGATGCCGATGGCACTCATAGTGCGATGATCCCGTCGATAATTGAAAGCGAGGTGGTCAATGGCTGA